In the Candidatus Neomarinimicrobiota bacterium genome, one interval contains:
- a CDS encoding Mth938-like domain-containing protein — MMDESLASPRITRLAWGRIEIEGGRRFKDAKLYPGGCREWNWKETGTGHTPGIQPADIEELLEHGATVVVLSRGMYGRLEVCPETLMKLEERGIPVHILRTKDAVQRYNELREAEPVGGLFHTTC, encoded by the coding sequence ATGATGGATGAGTCTCTGGCGTCGCCGCGCATTACTCGCCTCGCCTGGGGACGTATCGAAATCGAGGGCGGCAGACGGTTCAAGGATGCCAAGCTCTATCCCGGCGGCTGCCGGGAATGGAACTGGAAGGAAACCGGTACGGGCCATACGCCGGGTATTCAGCCTGCAGATATAGAAGAGCTCCTGGAGCACGGTGCCACAGTGGTAGTACTTTCAAGGGGCATGTACGGGCGACTCGAGGTTTGTCCAGAGACCTTAATGAAGCTGGAGGAGCGCGGCATTCCGGTGCACATACTCCGAACAAAGGATGCGGTTCAACGCTACAATGAACTGCGGGAGGCGGAGCCCGTAGGGGGGCTCTTTCACACAACCTGCTGA
- a CDS encoding endonuclease V: MGDWPTTSEELIQVQEELRCRKPAIWRPGVAPITVGACFVCFGRGSTRNGARGDIGWAGAALWHNRQVIATATAKGAAGAPYSPGLLALREGPLLEAAVRALPTLPDVLLVNATGRDHPRRAGLALHLGAVLNIPTVGVTNRPLLAQGEWPAPDRGSTSPLWLEAENVAVWLRTRAGAHPLVIHPAWRTDLAVAVTVAQSVSLKARTPEPLRHARHLARTARAHDQGNSR, encoded by the coding sequence ATGGGAGACTGGCCGACAACCTCGGAAGAACTGATTCAGGTTCAAGAGGAGTTGCGGTGTCGGAAGCCAGCAATCTGGCGACCCGGCGTGGCACCCATCACGGTAGGTGCGTGCTTCGTTTGCTTTGGTCGGGGCTCAACGCGCAATGGGGCTCGCGGCGATATTGGTTGGGCCGGTGCGGCTCTATGGCACAATCGTCAAGTCATTGCGACCGCGACAGCAAAAGGCGCCGCAGGTGCACCATACAGCCCCGGGTTGCTGGCCTTGCGGGAAGGCCCCCTTCTGGAAGCTGCCGTGAGGGCACTGCCTACACTGCCGGACGTACTTCTAGTGAACGCTACCGGTCGCGACCATCCTCGCCGAGCCGGACTGGCCCTTCACCTGGGGGCCGTTCTCAATATTCCAACCGTCGGCGTGACTAACCGCCCCCTTCTTGCTCAGGGGGAATGGCCTGCTCCTGACCGGGGAAGCACCAGCCCCTTATGGCTTGAGGCCGAGAATGTCGCTGTCTGGCTGCGCACCCGCGCCGGTGCCCATCCGCTGGTTATACATCCGGCATGGCGTACCGATTTGGCTGTAGCCGTGACGGTAGCCCAATCTGTTTCTTTAAAGGCTCGAACCCCTGAGCCACTTCGGCATGCACGTCACCTGGCCCGAACAGCCCGAGCCCATGACCAAGGCAATAGTAGGTAA